In Amia ocellicauda isolate fAmiCal2 chromosome 7, fAmiCal2.hap1, whole genome shotgun sequence, one genomic interval encodes:
- the il1rap gene encoding interleukin-1 receptor accessory protein: MGLFWFMLPLLFAVPEAIPSGTSEPGQRHPSDHCHDWGIFLETVQVYDGEAGILKCPLFSEKGRYNYSSAQAAGLTLVWYWIRDGQDLEKPIDFRLQRISKLKERLWFQPAVLNDTGNYICMLRNSTYCFKVMVPLIVLQKDPGTCINARFKSVMKTAPIEKIVELVCPDFEDFLPTPHSYTVNWYYNCVNNFGPAGFTDREVKGNKVIIYIMREAYAGNYTCVVNYTVNGKPATLTRTITVKVVGRDHKELPMIHNPNENEENIVTLGEDLDLTCRVQFYYMEDSDSEVWWSLNGKKVEPYTNTRFRIISSTTENLEYNIIVKTLRIEKFNSGDLKGDFTCFARNALGEKSSKAIVKPKAYVPSVELGCGLGFILFLMIVLIVVYHVYWLELVLLYRAHFGTDESLADGKEYDIYISYARNTEEEEFVLLTLREVLENDLGYKVCIFDRDSLPGGTITDETLSFIWRSRRVIIVLSPNYVLQGTQALLELKAGIHNMALAGNLRVILVQYKPVKKVDYVKELKRARVALTLIRWNGEKSKDLSARFWKQLQVQLPTKKIRDSADCSRCSQRLLKESSPTLWNRKSGNTH, encoded by the exons AT GGGGCTGTTTTGGTTCATGTTGCCTTTACTGTTTGCCGTGCCTGAAGCCATCCCGAGCGGTACTTCAGAGCCAGGCCAGCGACATCCATCAG ATCACTGCCACGACTGGGGCATCTTTTTGGAGACGGTGCAGGTTTATGACGGCGAAGCCGGGATACTGAAATGCCCCCTGTTCTCCGAGAAGGGGAGGTACAACTACAGCTCGGCCCAGGCGGCAGGGCTCACCTTGGTGTGGTACTGGATAAGGGACGGCCAAGACCTGGAGAAGCCCATTGATTTCCGACTCCAAAGGATCAGCAAATTGAAGGAGAGGCTCTGGTTCCAGCCTGCTGTATTAAACGACACGGGGAATTATATCTGCATGCTGAG AAACTCAACCTACTGCTTTAAGGTGATGGTGCCTCTCATCGTTCTTCAGAAAGACCCTGGCACATGCATCAATGCCCGTTTCAAGAGCGTCATGAAAACCGCCCCTATTGAAAAAATCGTGGAGCTTGTCTGTCCTGATTTCGAAGACTTCCTGCCAACACCACACAGTTACACTGTCAATTGGTACTAC AACTGTGTCAATAACTTCGGACCGGCTGGGTTTACTGATCGGGAAGTGAAGGGCAATAAAGTTATCATTTACATCATGAGAGAAGCTTACGCTGGGAACTACACCTGTGTGGTGAACTACACAGTCAATGGGAAGCCGGCCACTCTGACTCGGACCATAACCGTCAAGGTCGTGG gTCGAGATCATAAAGAATTGCCGATGATACATAACCCAAATGAGAACGAGGAAAATATTGTGACGCttg GTGAGGATCTGGACTTGACCTGCCGTGTACAGTTTTACTATATGGAAGACTCTGACTCTGAAGTTTGGTGGTCTTTAAATGGGAAGAAAGTGGAGCCATATACAAACACCCGATTTCGAATTATTTCAAG CACGACTGAAAATTTGGAATACAACATTATAGTAAAGACCCTGCGCATTGAGAAGTTTAATTCGGGCGACCTGAAGGGAGACTTCACATGTTTTGCCAGAAATGCACTTGGCGAAAAGAGCAGCAAAGCCATTGTGAAACCAAAAG CCTATGTGCCGTCTGTGGAGCTGGGATGCGGCCTTGGTTTCATCTTATTCCTGATGATTGTGTTAATCGTCGTGTATCACGTATACTGGCTGGAGTTGGTGCTGCTCTACCGCGCTCACTTCGGCACGGACGAATCCCTGGCGG ATGGGAAGGAATATGACATTTACATTTCTTATGCGAGGAACACAGAAGAGGAAGAGTTCGTCCTCCTCACCCTGCGCGAGGTCCTCGAGAACGACTTGGGCTATAAAGTGTGCATCTTTGACCGAGACAGCCTGCCTGGGGGGA CCATCACGGATGAGACACTGAGTTTCATTTGGAGAAGCCGGCGTGTGATCATTGTGCTGAGTCCAAATTACGTCCTGCAGGGGACCCAGGCCCTGCTGGAGCTCAAAGCTGGGATCCATAACATGGCGCTGGCCGGGAACCTGCGTGTCATCCTAGTGCAGTATAAGCCCGTGAAAAAGGTTGACTATGTGAAAGAGCTGAAGCGAGCTCGCGTGGCTCTGACGCTCATCAGGTGGAACGGGGAGAAATCCAAAGACCTGTCCGCTAGGTTCTGGAAACAACTGCAAGTACAGCTTCCCACGAAGAAGATCAGAGACTCGGCTGATTGTTCACGGTGCAGTCAGAGGCTGCTGAAGGAATCGTCCCCAACGTTATGGAACAGAAAAAGTGGAAACACGCATTAG